Proteins encoded together in one Lysinibacillus sp. FSL K6-0232 window:
- a CDS encoding DUF7225 domain-containing protein: MTTIYEQLKEALVGREGDIITATAIKGLLEKKYGVNKSSVLLSDYCYNRYNEGVLFTKHLFQYIDHNMYQYLGENALYTGLIFQKKKGQANECIVGEWINGVKYVKRDGLSKAQITQLHTHYNEIWRYELHILQSKPTELRHLMGRIGEFLCVLQTDGQLALNANERGYDVVSANGRKISVKTTAQTNGFIAINRNTFHLCDDLFIVQYKNDMFQVVFFGEKEKIIDSCRVYQNTYELDVSKIVHLKH, encoded by the coding sequence ATGACAACGATTTATGAACAGTTGAAAGAGGCGTTAGTGGGGCGTGAAGGCGATATAATAACAGCAACAGCTATCAAGGGATTGCTTGAGAAAAAATATGGTGTGAATAAATCAAGTGTACTGTTGTCGGATTATTGTTACAATCGCTACAATGAAGGAGTTTTGTTTACAAAGCATTTATTTCAATATATTGACCATAATATGTATCAATATTTGGGAGAGAATGCGTTGTATACAGGGCTCATTTTTCAAAAGAAGAAAGGTCAAGCGAATGAGTGTATAGTAGGAGAGTGGATTAATGGTGTGAAATATGTGAAACGTGATGGACTTAGTAAAGCACAAATCACTCAATTGCATACTCACTATAATGAGATTTGGCGTTATGAATTGCATATTTTACAAAGTAAACCGACAGAGTTGCGTCATTTAATGGGGCGTATTGGAGAATTTTTATGCGTGCTTCAAACAGATGGACAATTAGCATTAAATGCAAATGAGCGTGGTTATGATGTTGTCAGCGCAAATGGTCGTAAAATTAGTGTGAAAACTACGGCTCAGACAAATGGCTTTATAGCGATTAATCGTAATACATTTCATTTGTGTGATGATTTATTTATTGTTCAATATAAAAATGATATGTTCCAAGTTGTGTTTTTTGGAGAGAAAGAAAAAATTATTGATAGCTGTCGTGTTTATCAAAATACATATGAGCTTGATGTATCTAAAATTGTACATTTGAAACACTAA
- a CDS encoding helix-turn-helix domain-containing protein: MIDVEKIAQFLLNTCQLTQFQLWKKHDGTGFSLAISQGIEHILPPSSAISVDFHDYYVEIDHKCTFVIRTDHQWMPSPTEEQILEALLYAYQLALMVEKEQFIREKMMESIREISALNDIQILLTKILENALSVIPSADFGVLWMYDENNTTLIPKAWTGGPGEDIQHMRVKVGEGIIGRTFKEQQSIILTSYQDVLKASSSLTEENLRHLLKAYTFEHVQSVISVPIAVEDQTLCVLIIYQNGEDALLTIEDMQLLESFSDQVSIALTNSKLFQHLKMQNELLLQRDQIHHTFMKLSLQNTGMQVIVNEIRHMLNLRLVIMDFTDDLIYASPRHWLDDIHLLRAINRSDAPAFYTINIDDELITCYIQPIVGIDQTLGLLLVEVNKEKLEPLQQLIIEQASAMIALEMIRKQTIVDAFYKKTHDLFHDFLLCKDPVQLIKKGEELGIQTNVYYAVVLIQLSSASNIQGMDMQVHFLIGEIKKQFQEHALIVFGFGNKITILCQFKQLSNELQFLMQQLQTSWEKAKHNMLKVGVGSMYQGIEQIAKSYNEADKALSFLMTRQRWGIMHYQEIGVNRLFIHQTQEELLSFVNEVFQPLKNEKTRHQLLEETLLIYMAQNGSIGETAKQLHIHVNTLYQRLRKIEEKLNISFQNTEDVLKLQLACYLKEMVY, translated from the coding sequence ATGATCGATGTAGAAAAAATAGCACAATTTCTCCTTAACACCTGTCAGCTTACACAATTTCAATTATGGAAAAAGCATGATGGAACTGGTTTTTCGCTTGCTATTTCTCAAGGCATAGAGCATATACTACCGCCCTCCTCAGCTATTTCTGTAGATTTTCATGATTATTATGTTGAAATAGATCACAAATGTACATTTGTGATTCGTACTGATCATCAATGGATGCCCTCGCCGACGGAAGAACAAATACTAGAGGCATTACTATATGCATATCAATTGGCATTAATGGTCGAAAAAGAGCAATTTATTCGAGAAAAAATGATGGAAAGTATAAGAGAAATTTCTGCCTTAAATGATATTCAAATATTGCTGACAAAAATTTTGGAGAATGCATTATCCGTTATTCCATCAGCAGATTTTGGTGTGCTTTGGATGTACGATGAAAATAACACAACATTGATACCAAAAGCTTGGACAGGTGGGCCAGGTGAGGATATTCAACATATGCGTGTTAAGGTGGGAGAGGGGATTATTGGCAGAACATTTAAAGAACAGCAATCCATTATCCTTACTTCCTATCAAGATGTTTTAAAGGCATCATCATCGTTAACAGAAGAAAATCTACGCCATTTATTAAAAGCCTATACATTTGAGCATGTGCAGTCTGTTATTTCTGTGCCAATTGCAGTAGAGGACCAAACACTATGTGTATTAATTATTTATCAAAATGGAGAAGATGCGCTGCTGACAATTGAGGATATGCAGCTTTTAGAAAGCTTTTCTGATCAAGTATCGATTGCTCTAACGAATTCAAAGCTATTTCAGCATTTAAAGATGCAAAATGAGCTGCTGCTTCAACGCGATCAGATTCATCACACCTTTATGAAACTGTCCTTGCAAAACACAGGAATGCAAGTCATTGTCAATGAAATAAGACATATGCTAAACTTACGCCTTGTTATTATGGATTTTACAGATGATTTGATATATGCAAGCCCGCGTCATTGGTTGGATGATATCCATTTATTGCGCGCTATTAATCGAAGTGATGCGCCAGCATTTTATACAATAAATATAGATGATGAGCTTATTACTTGCTATATACAGCCAATTGTTGGGATTGATCAAACACTTGGTTTATTGCTGGTGGAGGTGAATAAGGAGAAGCTTGAACCGCTTCAGCAGCTTATTATTGAACAAGCAAGCGCAATGATTGCCCTTGAAATGATCCGAAAACAAACAATTGTGGATGCATTTTATAAAAAAACCCATGATCTTTTTCATGATTTTTTACTATGTAAAGACCCTGTTCAGCTTATAAAAAAGGGGGAAGAGCTTGGTATTCAGACAAATGTCTATTATGCTGTTGTGCTTATTCAATTATCGTCAGCCTCTAATATTCAAGGAATGGATATGCAGGTGCATTTTTTAATTGGTGAAATAAAAAAACAATTTCAAGAGCATGCACTGATTGTCTTTGGTTTTGGCAATAAAATAACGATTCTTTGTCAATTTAAGCAACTAAGTAATGAGCTGCAATTTCTAATGCAGCAATTGCAAACAAGCTGGGAGAAGGCAAAACATAATATGCTAAAAGTTGGTGTTGGCTCCATGTATCAAGGGATAGAGCAAATTGCGAAAAGCTATAATGAGGCGGATAAAGCACTATCATTTTTAATGACACGTCAGCGCTGGGGCATTATGCACTATCAGGAGATTGGTGTCAATCGACTATTTATCCATCAAACACAAGAGGAGCTACTCAGCTTTGTTAACGAAGTTTTTCAACCGTTAAAAAATGAAAAAACGAGGCATCAATTACTAGAAGAAACACTGCTAATATATATGGCGCAAAATG
- a CDS encoding MFS transporter → MTAAKSQNTRYIVIAMLFIGWSLGNFDRFIINFAILDISKDLQLTDSLTGIVLSSFFAGYALMQIPGGWLADRFGYRKVLISTILVWSVFTILTGAAWSFLSIIVIRFLFGVGEGSYFPAASKSIANWFPIHERSKAMSIMLTSGSIMGVVAPIAGTYLMLALGWREIFYIVGAAGIFIALAFFFFVKEKPAQATIEQTPATKAPLRDVLKTPMIWKLFIAYFSIYAVNWGLMSWMPTYLSKVKGLELTAVGIYSAIPPFVGIFAMLCSGYILDKLPQGKDKLIAGIFAIIAGIFLLLMANAPSMLIFTICQSIVTVMLSFNIILITSVPLKILPEAVVGTANGFINTGAQFAGVLTPMLIGFLVDAFGGSYSSAFAMLIGFTLVCAVSLFMIRPNKQAVVANSPSV, encoded by the coding sequence ATGACAGCAGCAAAGTCACAAAACACAAGATATATTGTTATTGCTATGTTGTTTATAGGATGGTCATTAGGAAACTTTGACCGTTTCATTATAAACTTCGCAATCCTCGATATTTCAAAAGATTTACAATTAACAGACTCACTAACAGGTATCGTTTTAAGTAGCTTCTTTGCTGGCTATGCTTTAATGCAAATTCCCGGTGGATGGCTGGCAGACCGCTTTGGCTATCGTAAAGTATTAATTTCAACCATTTTAGTATGGTCTGTATTCACCATTCTAACAGGGGCTGCATGGTCGTTTTTATCGATTATTGTTATTCGTTTTCTTTTCGGGGTTGGTGAAGGCAGCTATTTCCCTGCAGCATCAAAAAGTATTGCCAATTGGTTCCCAATACATGAACGTAGTAAAGCAATGTCAATTATGTTAACATCTGGCTCTATTATGGGGGTTGTTGCACCAATTGCAGGAACTTACCTTATGCTAGCGCTAGGCTGGCGAGAGATTTTTTACATTGTTGGAGCAGCTGGTATTTTTATTGCACTCGCTTTCTTCTTTTTCGTAAAAGAAAAGCCAGCACAGGCAACAATAGAGCAAACACCAGCTACAAAAGCACCGTTAAGAGATGTTTTAAAAACACCAATGATTTGGAAATTGTTTATTGCTTATTTTAGTATTTACGCAGTGAATTGGGGCTTAATGTCTTGGATGCCTACCTACTTATCAAAAGTAAAAGGATTAGAGCTAACTGCTGTTGGCATTTACTCAGCTATTCCTCCATTTGTTGGCATTTTCGCGATGCTTTGTAGCGGTTATATTTTAGATAAACTGCCACAAGGAAAAGATAAACTAATCGCAGGCATTTTCGCTATTATCGCAGGTATTTTCCTTTTATTAATGGCAAATGCACCAAGCATGTTAATTTTCACAATTTGTCAAAGTATTGTAACGGTGATGTTGTCCTTTAATATTATTTTAATTACATCTGTCCCACTTAAAATTTTACCAGAGGCTGTTGTAGGTACAGCAAACGGCTTTATTAATACAGGGGCACAGTTTGCAGGTGTCTTAACACCAATGCTTATTGGCTTTTTAGTAGACGCTTTTGGCGGCTCTTATAGCTCTGCATTTGCCATGTTAATTGGCTTTACGCTTGTATGTGCAGTGTCATTATTTATGATTCGGCCAAATAAGCAGGCTGTTGTTGCCAATTCCCCTTCCGTATAA
- a CDS encoding M28 family peptidase: MKKILGILLAVFMIFVGVPSAFTANAMETSVDKNEMMSTVEILSSYPRGHDNEEKELARKLIIDTFEQYGLTVTKQEFEAEHLDWDKIDRGEDEPYSKYSAVNLIGTIAPNTAVKTNDILIIGAHYDGIRNIPAANDNASGVAVMLELVRLLHNVPTDTEIRFIAFDAEEDGLLGSMHYVSQLGADSDRVIGMLNFDMLAAKKEENVKIYSADGESSFLSDLLKNNDNYKNIEVLEYNSGGTSDHAAFAPKAIPNLFFSHPAVHGEYHNDNDTIEHVSPEMLAYAADAGQVIAREIMNEQTPSYQAVARPVFDPTVYPISSTIRIPDGSKKEIEEALGIRFSQVPSEDSTSRYQAKVQLFDIPEPLTLTATSHWGWLGSLTVDFRDTGISFEELSAILDEKFNKSENNRWNNIYGNSYDIEYDEQENIFTLHITPYYDEPQEGYTLVDGELVRMESGYGAHEMRISKKDGKIMKEEIINKPSATLPVTDHAKQAWEKVKSQLSAEELAEISFIRIGSDGIDGDFAISMVRAASEPMEDTSEWEESLQEGQDIGVFIPIEGTHLYLDHIDLTHSLGSSYTDKDMQANMKMARAMKAGIFPYELRKNYYDDIKRGDFAMLVVGLLFQKTDWEPDMMEPTPFEDTTDSYIIAVNKLGLIDGKSDTLFAPDDTITREEAAVILHKIYTYLGIKDASGNVSPTIYLDDSDISDWAKESVYAMQLAEIMAGTEQGLFLPKNNYTLEQAIISMLQLYEKK, from the coding sequence ATGAAAAAGATATTGGGTATATTGCTTGCTGTTTTTATGATATTTGTAGGTGTACCGAGTGCTTTTACAGCAAATGCAATGGAAACGAGTGTGGATAAAAATGAGATGATGTCCACTGTCGAAATTTTATCCTCCTATCCACGAGGACATGATAATGAAGAAAAGGAGCTTGCAAGGAAATTAATCATAGACACATTTGAACAATATGGCCTTACGGTGACAAAGCAAGAATTTGAGGCAGAGCATCTCGATTGGGATAAGATTGACAGGGGAGAGGATGAGCCTTATAGCAAATATTCAGCGGTCAATCTTATTGGCACAATTGCACCGAATACAGCTGTAAAAACGAATGATATTTTGATTATTGGTGCGCATTATGATGGTATTAGAAATATACCAGCAGCCAATGACAATGCTTCTGGTGTTGCGGTTATGCTTGAGCTTGTGCGTTTATTACATAATGTACCTACTGATACGGAAATACGTTTTATTGCCTTTGACGCAGAGGAGGATGGCTTGCTTGGCTCAATGCATTATGTGAGTCAGCTAGGGGCCGATAGTGATCGAGTGATTGGTATGCTTAACTTTGATATGCTAGCGGCAAAAAAAGAGGAGAATGTGAAAATTTATTCGGCTGATGGGGAATCAAGCTTTTTATCTGATTTATTAAAGAACAATGACAATTATAAAAATATTGAAGTTCTTGAGTATAACAGTGGTGGGACAAGTGACCATGCTGCCTTTGCGCCAAAGGCTATTCCAAATTTGTTCTTTTCACATCCGGCTGTACATGGAGAGTATCATAATGATAATGACACGATAGAGCATGTCAGCCCTGAAATGCTTGCCTATGCGGCTGATGCAGGACAGGTCATTGCGCGGGAAATTATGAATGAGCAAACGCCATCCTATCAAGCAGTAGCACGACCTGTCTTTGATCCTACGGTATATCCCATTTCTAGTACGATCAGAATACCGGATGGTTCGAAAAAAGAGATAGAAGAAGCATTAGGTATTCGATTTAGTCAAGTTCCGTCGGAGGATAGCACATCGAGGTATCAGGCAAAGGTACAGCTTTTTGATATTCCTGAGCCGCTTACATTGACTGCAACGAGTCATTGGGGATGGTTAGGTTCTCTTACTGTAGATTTCCGTGATACAGGTATTTCCTTTGAGGAATTAAGTGCGATTTTGGATGAAAAATTTAATAAGTCAGAGAACAATCGCTGGAACAATATTTATGGAAATTCCTATGATATTGAGTATGATGAGCAGGAAAATATTTTTACATTGCATATCACACCTTACTACGATGAGCCACAGGAGGGCTATACGCTTGTCGATGGCGAGCTTGTTCGTATGGAATCGGGATATGGCGCACATGAAATGCGTATTTCCAAAAAAGACGGTAAAATTATGAAAGAGGAAATAATAAATAAGCCTTCTGCTACATTGCCTGTAACAGACCATGCAAAGCAGGCATGGGAGAAGGTAAAATCACAGCTTTCTGCCGAGGAGCTGGCAGAGATTAGTTTTATTCGGATCGGCTCAGATGGTATAGATGGTGATTTTGCAATTAGTATGGTAAGAGCTGCTTCTGAACCTATGGAGGATACCTCTGAATGGGAAGAGAGCTTGCAGGAGGGGCAGGATATAGGTGTGTTTATACCTATAGAAGGTACGCATCTTTATCTTGACCATATTGATCTGACACATTCTTTGGGTAGCAGTTATACTGACAAGGATATGCAAGCAAATATGAAGATGGCAAGAGCAATGAAGGCAGGCATTTTCCCTTATGAGCTTCGTAAAAACTATTATGACGATATTAAAAGGGGCGACTTTGCTATGCTTGTCGTTGGACTTCTTTTCCAGAAAACGGATTGGGAGCCAGATATGATGGAGCCTACGCCATTTGAGGACACAACTGATAGCTATATTATTGCTGTGAATAAACTTGGTCTTATCGATGGCAAGAGTGACACGTTATTTGCGCCAGATGATACGATAACTCGCGAGGAAGCAGCAGTCATTCTTCATAAAATCTATACGTATTTAGGTATCAAAGATGCTTCTGGTAATGTTAGTCCTACAATTTACCTTGATGATAGCGATATTTCTGATTGGGCGAAGGAAAGTGTTTATGCTATGCAGTTGGCAGAGATTATGGCTGGTACGGAGCAAGGGTTATTTTTACCGAAGAACAATTATACATTGGAACAGGCAATTATTTCGATGTTACAATTGTATGAGAAAAAATAA
- a CDS encoding YqjF family protein codes for MWILTQTWQDVLFLHWPIAPEILAEHIPQELKLDIYKDNAWLSAVLFKVKGQRLRFLPPFPGISSYLQLNVRTYVEYNGRKGIYFFHLDITQQLLAKLATVGSLPYRYTEIFLQPGLYTSHYREFDERLRATYKPVDNTNLEIDQWLVERYHSWAKWGNALFRIDIHHAPWQLQQVQTTIQSNTLAPFIKNTFQHTQPIAHYAKQQVAKVFLPVIEHT; via the coding sequence ATGTGGATTCTGACACAAACATGGCAAGATGTATTATTTTTACATTGGCCAATAGCACCTGAAATATTGGCGGAGCATATTCCGCAAGAGTTAAAGCTAGATATTTATAAAGATAATGCTTGGCTTAGCGCTGTTCTTTTTAAAGTAAAAGGGCAACGACTGCGATTTCTTCCACCGTTTCCTGGTATTAGCTCCTATTTACAATTAAATGTTCGAACATATGTGGAGTACAACGGCAGGAAAGGTATTTATTTTTTTCATTTAGATATTACGCAACAGCTTCTTGCAAAACTAGCTACAGTGGGTAGTTTACCATATCGTTATACAGAAATATTTTTACAGCCAGGCTTATATACAAGTCATTATAGAGAATTTGATGAAAGATTAAGGGCTACTTATAAGCCAGTGGATAATACTAATTTAGAGATTGATCAATGGCTAGTGGAACGCTATCATTCATGGGCAAAATGGGGTAACGCTTTATTTCGTATTGATATTCACCATGCGCCATGGCAGCTACAGCAAGTCCAGACTACGATCCAAAGCAATACACTGGCACCTTTTATTAAAAACACATTTCAGCATACGCAACCAATCGCTCATTATGCAAAACAACAAGTAGCAAAGGTTTTTCTACCAGTTATTGAACATACTTAA
- a CDS encoding glucose 1-dehydrogenase, giving the protein MFKDSVVIVTGGAQGIGKGIALAYARNGAKVVIADIAQELGQQLEKELLVQGFPALFVQTDVTKEQDIVYLMERAVEQFETIDILINNAGKFQHKAPYDVTFEEWNNLLQTNLTSAFFCAREAAKVMRNNVRGGAIVSLASTRAEMSEPYTEAYAASKGGIVALTHALARSLSPDRITVNCISPGWIETGDYKALRPIDHAQHLSGRVGVPEDIAQACFYLTNPNNNFVTGINLTVDGGMTKKMIYED; this is encoded by the coding sequence ATGTTTAAGGATTCGGTTGTGATTGTGACGGGTGGGGCACAAGGAATTGGGAAAGGGATTGCGCTTGCCTATGCACGAAATGGGGCAAAGGTTGTAATTGCTGATATTGCACAGGAGCTAGGACAGCAGTTAGAAAAGGAGTTGCTAGTGCAAGGCTTCCCTGCTTTATTTGTGCAAACGGATGTTACAAAGGAACAGGATATTGTTTATTTAATGGAACGTGCTGTTGAGCAATTTGAAACGATTGATATACTCATTAATAATGCTGGGAAATTTCAGCATAAGGCTCCTTATGATGTGACGTTTGAAGAATGGAATAATCTCTTACAAACAAATTTAACAAGTGCCTTTTTCTGTGCAAGAGAGGCAGCTAAAGTAATGAGAAATAATGTAAGAGGTGGTGCAATTGTTTCACTTGCCTCTACCAGAGCTGAAATGTCTGAGCCTTATACAGAAGCTTACGCAGCCTCAAAAGGTGGCATTGTAGCATTAACTCATGCTTTAGCACGGTCACTAAGTCCTGATCGCATCACTGTGAATTGTATTTCTCCAGGGTGGATTGAAACAGGGGATTATAAGGCTCTTCGTCCAATCGATCATGCCCAGCATTTATCAGGACGAGTAGGCGTTCCTGAGGATATTGCTCAGGCTTGTTTCTATTTAACAAACCCTAACAATAACTTTGTCACAGGTATTAATTTGACAGTTGATGGTGGTATGACAAAGAAAATGATTTATGAAGATTAA
- a CDS encoding M20 family metallopeptidase: MSLTEKIASFIDQKSEVYKNVSDSIWGFAETRFDEVRSADVLCQTLAAEGFHVERGVANLETGFIGTFGSGKPVIAILGEFDALAGLSQQAGSSSYNPITPNGNGHGCGHNLLGVGALAGAIATKQYLEENNLTGTVKYFGCPAEESGYGKAFLARDGYFKDVDVAFSWHPGTINAVMHARANAVINATFKFKGRSSHAAASPHLGRSALDAVELMNVGVNYLREHMVDEARIHYAVTNTGGFAPNVVQAEAEVTYLIRAPKPSQVKDLYQRVLNCAKGAALMTETSVEEQIVGSCHNLIPNKTLEQVMHQHMHELGGFAITDEDLQFAKELYETLSEEEKKVAAAQVGKELAQQLAEKPIASFLAPLPSEPMFMGGSTDVADVSWNVPTAQCTTATWAFGTPFHTWQAVAQGKSAYAHEATLFAGKAIACTAISALENPALIEDAKVELAQRLDGEAYEALIPQDLVPPKPAEVTPVPVG; the protein is encoded by the coding sequence ATGAGTTTAACAGAAAAAATTGCTAGTTTTATTGATCAAAAAAGTGAAGTCTATAAAAATGTGAGTGATAGTATTTGGGGCTTTGCGGAAACAAGATTTGATGAGGTTCGCTCTGCTGATGTATTATGCCAAACGTTAGCGGCTGAAGGTTTCCATGTAGAAAGAGGTGTTGCAAATCTTGAAACAGGCTTTATTGGAACCTTTGGAAGTGGCAAGCCTGTTATTGCTATTTTGGGTGAGTTTGATGCACTTGCAGGCTTAAGCCAGCAGGCAGGTAGCTCAAGCTATAATCCAATTACCCCAAATGGCAATGGACATGGCTGTGGTCACAATCTTTTAGGCGTTGGTGCGCTTGCTGGTGCTATTGCTACAAAGCAATATTTAGAAGAAAACAATTTAACAGGAACAGTAAAATACTTTGGCTGCCCTGCTGAAGAAAGTGGCTATGGTAAAGCATTTTTAGCACGTGATGGCTATTTTAAAGACGTGGATGTGGCATTCTCTTGGCATCCTGGAACAATTAATGCGGTCATGCATGCAAGAGCAAATGCTGTTATTAATGCTACATTTAAGTTTAAAGGACGTAGCTCACATGCCGCTGCCTCCCCGCATCTTGGGCGAAGTGCATTAGATGCAGTTGAATTAATGAATGTCGGTGTCAACTATTTACGAGAGCATATGGTGGATGAAGCAAGAATTCATTACGCTGTGACAAATACAGGCGGCTTTGCTCCAAATGTTGTACAAGCAGAGGCTGAGGTAACTTACCTTATTCGTGCACCAAAGCCAAGCCAAGTAAAGGATTTATATCAACGTGTACTAAACTGTGCAAAAGGTGCAGCTTTAATGACCGAAACATCTGTAGAGGAGCAAATCGTTGGCTCTTGCCATAATTTAATTCCTAACAAAACATTAGAGCAAGTAATGCATCAGCATATGCATGAGCTAGGTGGCTTTGCTATAACAGATGAGGATTTACAATTTGCTAAGGAGCTTTATGAAACACTTTCTGAGGAAGAGAAAAAAGTAGCTGCTGCACAAGTAGGCAAGGAGCTAGCACAGCAATTAGCAGAAAAACCAATTGCTAGTTTCCTTGCACCGCTTCCAAGCGAGCCTATGTTTATGGGCGGTTCAACAGATGTCGCAGATGTTAGCTGGAATGTCCCAACTGCACAATGTACAACAGCAACTTGGGCATTCGGTACACCATTCCATACATGGCAGGCTGTTGCACAAGGAAAATCAGCCTATGCACATGAAGCAACCCTATTTGCTGGCAAAGCAATTGCTTGCACAGCTATCTCTGCGCTTGAAAACCCAGCATTGATTGAGGATGCAAAGGTAGAGCTGGCACAACGTCTTGATGGAGAAGCCTATGAAGCATTGATCCCACAAGACTTAGTACCACCAAAACCCGCTGAAGTAACACCCGTACCAGTAGGGTAA
- a CDS encoding helix-turn-helix domain-containing protein codes for MIFSERLKQEREKRGWSQTELAEKIQVSRQAVSKWETGKNYPSIEIIIDLSDLFGITIDELLRSDEELKAKVIQDSKQLAYPKWKVFFDSVFLLGAFLLVIKLSILALNHFAGTNITILEGLPKAVPNFLPLALMLIGGIASDQLKNKYID; via the coding sequence ATGATTTTTAGCGAACGATTAAAACAAGAAAGAGAGAAGAGGGGCTGGTCACAAACGGAGCTTGCTGAAAAAATTCAAGTTAGTCGTCAGGCTGTTTCAAAATGGGAAACAGGCAAAAACTATCCTAGTATTGAAATCATTATTGATTTAAGTGATTTATTTGGTATTACGATAGATGAATTATTAAGGAGTGATGAAGAGTTGAAGGCGAAGGTTATTCAAGATAGTAAACAGTTGGCATATCCAAAATGGAAGGTATTTTTTGATAGTGTATTTTTATTAGGGGCTTTCCTGCTAGTCATTAAACTAAGCATTCTTGCGCTTAATCACTTTGCGGGCACAAATATTACGATTTTAGAAGGCTTACCAAAAGCTGTGCCTAACTTTTTACCATTAGCTCTTATGTTAATTGGAGGCATTGCTTCAGATCAATTAAAAAATAAATATATAGATTAA
- a CDS encoding DUF2639 domain-containing protein: MHKYSKGWFVKELRTHGILVHPQLKSHLGLFKESELRNLYYRYVEVQAK, translated from the coding sequence ATGCATAAATATTCAAAAGGATGGTTTGTGAAAGAGCTACGCACACATGGAATTTTAGTACATCCTCAATTAAAAAGTCATCTAGGCTTATTTAAGGAGTCTGAATTACGCAATTTATATTATCGTTATGTGGAAGTGCAGGCAAAATAG